The following are encoded together in the Cololabis saira isolate AMF1-May2022 chromosome 5, fColSai1.1, whole genome shotgun sequence genome:
- the pdhx gene encoding pyruvate dehydrogenase protein X component, mitochondrial: protein MAVSLRLGRRGVLFGLRLSSFNKPSWPTQSCQDRVRHLFQSPWMLGVSPLKVQMPALSPTMEEGNIVKWLKKEGEAVAAGDALCEIETDKAVVTMDSNDDGIMAKILIEEGSRNIRLGTLIAVMVEEGQDWKQVEIPAADATPPSGVPAATVAATPLVTPAAPSPQSKPVTSGPLRLSPAARHILDTHGIDPKTATPTGPRGLITKEDALNLLKMSPARKATPSVVASAAPSPVTTPTAPTPTPGSRPNIPPLSVPGKPGAPGTFTEMPASNVRRVIAQRLTQSKTTIPHAYASVDCDVAAVMQLRKDLAKEQIKVSVNDFIIKAAAVTLKEIPEVNVTWSGDGPHALDSVHISIAVATDKGLITPIIKDAANKGVHEISANAKVLAQKARDGKLLPEEYQGGSFTISNLGMFGISGFSAVINPPQACILAVGTSRAELKLGEDEQTLRTQQLMTVTLSSDGRLVDDELASRFLDKFRANLEKPQRMALA, encoded by the exons GTGTCAGCCCACTCAAGGTGCAAATGCCTGCTCTCTCACCAACTATGGAGGAGGGTAACATAGTCAAGTGGTTGAAGAAGGAAG GTGAAGCAGTGGCAGCGGGCGATGCCCTTTGTGAGATTGAGACCGATAAGGCTGTGGTTACCATGGATTCTAATGATGACGGTATCATGGCAAAGATATTG attgaggagggcAGCCGTAACATACGCCTGGGCACTCTCATCGCTGTCATGGTTGAGGAAGGTCAGGACTGGAAGCAGGTGGAGATCCCCGCTGCAGATGCTACACCTCCTTCTGGAGTTCCAGCGGCTACAGTTGCAGCCACTCCCTTAGTGACCCCCGCTGCTCCATCTCCTCAGTCAAAACCTGTCACATCAGGGCC GTTACGTCTGAGTCCAGCAGCAAGACACATTCTGGACACCCATGGCATTGACCCCAAAACAGCGACACCCACAGGACCAAGAGGACTCATCACTAAGGA AGATGCATTGAATCTTTTAAAGATGTCACCTGCTCGAAAAGCAACACCATCTGTGGTCGCATCAGCTGCCCCGAGTCCTGTCACCACCCCAACAGCTCCCACTCCAACCCCAGGCAGCAGACCCAACATACCTCCTCTGTCTGTACCAGGGAAACCAGGAGCACCG GGAACTTTCACGGAGATGCCAGCTTCAAATGTCCGCCGTGTGATTGCTCAAAGACTGACCCAATCAAAGACCACCATACCACATGCTTATGCCTCCGTTGACTGTGATGTTGCTGCTGTCATGCAGCTGCGCAAAGATCTGGCCAAAG AACAGATCAAAGTGTCTGTGAATGATTTCATCATCAAGGCAGCTGCTGTTACACTTAAA GAAATACCAGAAGTGAATGTGACTTGGTCTGGTGATGGACCCCATGCGCTCGATTCAGTCCATATTTCAATTGCCGTGGCAACTGACAAAGGCCTCATCACTCCAATCATTAAAGATGCTGCAAACAAAGGCGTGCACGAGATCTCGGCTAATGCTAAG GTACTGGCCCAGAAAGCTCGAGATGGGAAACTTCTACCTGAGGAGTACCAGGGAGGCTCATTCAC AATATCTAACTTAGGGATGTTTGGAATCAGTGGCTTCAGTGCGGTGATCAACCCTCCTCAGGCGTGCATCCTGGCTGTCGGGACCTCCCGGGCCGAGCTGAAGCTGGGAGAGGACGAGCAGACCCTGCGCACGCAGCAGCTGATGACAGTAACGTTGTCCAGTGACGGACGGCTGGTGGATGATGAACTCGCCTCTCGATTTCTTGATAAATTCCGTGCCAACTTAGAAAAACCACAGCGCATGGCCCTCGCCTGA